Proteins encoded by one window of Bradyrhizobium sp. B097:
- a CDS encoding cytochrome P450 — protein MSTASILPSSAEWSMLSLADRDPFSTYDELRRRGKVVWDPGMDSWLVLSYDICRAIETDEATYRILPVDAPAVTFEIKGDLARTGVSSLVGEEHARMRRFYLKLLSPAHMPAYRVGHVLPAVNHLIDLFAGKGSAELASQLAFEVPNRVMGSLFGLPWKDDALMADVSQWHKDIVASLGVKYANDELNRKALRASAELNRLFVPLILERKNRRGNDLISELWTRAEAEYGEVGVDHLVGIVRELVIGAGETTANAIANAIYLFLSDPGLHDAVTRDQEGTLNAFVEEVLRLFGSVQWRFRKANRDVTLAGAEIKKDDIICLLHAAANRDPEHFACPHMADLKRTPPTDHLAFNVGPRICLGMHLARLLIRETLKALIARLPNLRLDPTKEPPTFRAFSHRSYGPLHVVF, from the coding sequence ATGAGCACTGCTTCGATTTTGCCGTCTTCCGCCGAGTGGTCGATGCTGTCGCTTGCCGATCGGGATCCGTTTTCGACCTATGACGAGTTGCGCAGGCGAGGGAAGGTCGTTTGGGATCCCGGCATGGATAGCTGGCTCGTGCTGAGCTACGATATCTGCAGGGCGATCGAGACCGACGAGGCGACATACCGGATCCTGCCCGTCGATGCGCCCGCCGTGACGTTCGAGATCAAGGGCGATCTCGCCAGGACGGGTGTCTCCTCACTGGTCGGGGAAGAGCATGCGCGCATGCGCCGCTTCTATCTGAAGCTTCTGAGCCCTGCGCACATGCCTGCCTATCGCGTCGGACATGTGCTGCCTGCGGTCAACCACCTGATCGACCTCTTTGCCGGAAAGGGAAGCGCCGAGCTCGCCTCCCAGCTTGCCTTTGAGGTGCCGAACCGCGTCATGGGCTCGCTTTTCGGGCTTCCCTGGAAAGACGACGCGCTGATGGCCGATGTCTCGCAATGGCATAAGGATATCGTTGCCAGCCTCGGTGTGAAGTACGCCAATGACGAACTGAACCGGAAGGCACTGCGGGCATCCGCCGAACTGAACAGGCTGTTCGTGCCGCTGATCCTCGAGCGAAAGAACAGGCGGGGCAACGATCTGATCAGCGAGCTCTGGACCCGGGCCGAGGCCGAGTATGGCGAGGTGGGGGTCGACCATCTCGTCGGGATCGTGCGGGAGCTGGTGATCGGTGCAGGCGAGACGACCGCGAACGCCATCGCCAATGCGATCTACCTGTTCCTGTCCGATCCCGGCCTGCACGACGCCGTGACGCGCGACCAGGAAGGCACCCTCAATGCGTTCGTCGAGGAAGTCCTGCGGCTCTTCGGATCGGTGCAGTGGCGGTTCAGAAAGGCCAACCGGGACGTGACCCTTGCAGGTGCGGAAATCAAAAAGGACGACATCATCTGCCTGCTGCACGCCGCCGCAAACCGGGATCCCGAGCATTTTGCCTGCCCGCACATGGCCGACCTGAAGCGGACGCCGCCCACGGATCACCTGGCATTCAACGTCGGTCCGCGAATTTGCCTGGGCATGCATCTGGCGAGGCTTCTGATCCGGGAAACCCTGAAGGCCCTGATTGCGCGCCTGCCGAACCTGCGTCTCGATCCGACGAAGGAGCCGCCAACATTCCGGGCTTTCTCCCACCGCTCCTATGGCCCGTTGCACGTCGTATTCTAG
- the ehuB gene encoding ectoine/hydroxyectoine ABC transporter substrate-binding protein EhuB, with the protein MLMLAFAEGTAAQAQGVLARARETGKVTIGIFNQAPWGFVDTNGEVKGQSVDVAKAALALLGITKVEPVVTEFGALVPGLQARRFDVIAAGFYIKPERCKVVAFGNPDIRMTETFLVMKGNPKSLHSYTDVAKSSAILAVNRGSVDVGYATDAGVPKERLMQVPDVPSGLSALLAGRADAFAATIATITAMAAANNTLERAEPFAPPVDAEGKVKYDYSAVAFREADSDFRDAYNGALKKLHESGKLLEILKKYGYSENEVPPVEVTAGQLCNR; encoded by the coding sequence ATGTTGATGCTGGCATTTGCAGAGGGGACGGCGGCGCAGGCGCAGGGTGTTCTGGCGCGGGCCCGGGAGACCGGCAAGGTGACGATCGGCATTTTCAACCAGGCGCCCTGGGGCTTTGTCGACACCAACGGAGAAGTAAAGGGGCAGTCTGTAGATGTCGCGAAGGCCGCACTCGCGCTGCTCGGCATTACCAAGGTTGAGCCGGTTGTCACCGAATTCGGCGCACTTGTGCCCGGGCTGCAGGCCCGCAGGTTCGACGTCATCGCCGCGGGCTTCTACATCAAGCCCGAGCGGTGTAAGGTCGTTGCCTTCGGGAATCCGGACATTCGGATGACCGAGACCTTTCTGGTCATGAAGGGCAATCCGAAATCCCTCCACAGCTATACTGACGTCGCGAAGAGTAGTGCGATCCTGGCCGTCAACAGAGGGTCTGTGGACGTAGGCTATGCGACCGATGCCGGCGTGCCGAAGGAAAGGCTCATGCAGGTTCCTGACGTTCCCTCGGGCCTGTCGGCGCTGCTGGCCGGACGCGCCGATGCGTTCGCGGCAACGATTGCGACCATCACCGCCATGGCTGCCGCCAACAATACGCTGGAGCGCGCAGAGCCGTTTGCGCCGCCGGTGGATGCCGAAGGCAAGGTCAAGTACGACTACTCCGCCGTGGCGTTCCGGGAAGCAGACTCGGATTTTCGCGACGCATACAATGGCGCGCTGAAGAAGCTGCACGAGAGCGGCAAGCTGCTCGAGATCCTCAAGAAATACGGCTATTCCGAAAACGAGGTGCCGCCTGTCGAGGTGACCGCCGGCCAGCTTTGCAACCGGTAG
- a CDS encoding helix-turn-helix domain-containing protein → MRQVREIVRLSLEAGLSTRVVGERVGVGPTTVRDTLKRFARAGLAWPFPEAISDAEQEQLLYGVPDVKPGRRKVAEPDWSVVARELKRKHVTLQVLWDEYIAEHPDGYRYSRYVAARFMLSLLE, encoded by the coding sequence ATGCGCCAGGTGCGCGAGATTGTGAGGTTGAGCCTTGAGGCTGGGCTCTCGACGCGCGTGGTTGGCGAACGTGTCGGCGTCGGGCCGACGACGGTACGTGACACGCTGAAGCGGTTTGCACGCGCGGGTCTGGCATGGCCATTCCCGGAAGCGATAAGCGACGCCGAGCAGGAGCAACTGCTGTACGGGGTGCCTGACGTGAAGCCGGGTCGCCGCAAGGTGGCCGAGCCTGACTGGTCCGTTGTTGCCCGCGAGCTCAAGCGCAAGCATGTGACCTTGCAGGTGCTGTGGGACGAGTACATTGCAGAGCATCCGGACGGGTACCGGTACAGCCGTTATGTTGCGGCCAGATTTATGTTGTCGCTGCTGGAGTGA
- a CDS encoding 2Fe-2S iron-sulfur cluster-binding protein, whose protein sequence is MKLLVCDHEGRLVELNDVSEPTLMLAIRGAGLNLTAQCGGCASCGTCHVYVDDGWLGKLKPAADFEDAMLDVVEQRRENSRLSCQIELTEDLDGLAVTLAPGSEFA, encoded by the coding sequence ATGAAACTGCTGGTTTGCGACCATGAAGGCCGGTTGGTCGAACTCAATGACGTATCCGAGCCGACCCTGATGCTCGCCATTCGCGGGGCGGGGCTGAACCTGACCGCGCAATGCGGCGGATGTGCATCCTGCGGAACCTGTCATGTCTATGTCGACGATGGCTGGCTGGGAAAGCTCAAGCCTGCCGCTGATTTCGAGGATGCGATGCTGGACGTCGTCGAGCAGCGGCGGGAGAACTCGAGGCTGTCATGCCAGATCGAGCTGACCGAAGATCTGGACGGCCTCGCCGTCACGCTCGCGCCAGGCTCTGAATTCGCATAG
- a CDS encoding amino acid ABC transporter ATP-binding protein: MEQVSKWYGSFQVLRDVSLEVAAGERVVVCGPSGSGKSTLIRCINQLEVHQKGRIVVNGVELRPGMKGLADVRREAGMVFQQFNLFPHLSVMDNCTLALVRARKMTRAAAEQLAMENLERVRIAEQARKYPRQLSGGQQQRVAIARALCMKPKIMLFDEPTSALDPEMVKEVLDVMTGLANGGMTMICVTHEMGFAREVADRVIFMDGGEIIEQAVPAQFFGNPQHARTRKFLSQLLH; encoded by the coding sequence ATGGAGCAGGTTTCGAAATGGTACGGGTCCTTTCAGGTCCTGCGTGACGTCAGCCTTGAGGTTGCCGCCGGCGAGCGGGTTGTGGTGTGCGGTCCATCCGGCTCGGGCAAGTCGACATTGATCCGGTGCATCAATCAGCTTGAAGTGCATCAGAAGGGCAGGATTGTCGTCAACGGTGTCGAGCTGCGTCCTGGCATGAAGGGGCTTGCGGATGTCCGGCGTGAAGCGGGCATGGTGTTTCAGCAGTTCAATCTCTTCCCGCATCTGAGCGTGATGGATAACTGCACGCTGGCCCTGGTCCGTGCCCGGAAGATGACCCGTGCGGCGGCCGAACAGCTCGCAATGGAGAATCTCGAGCGAGTGCGCATAGCCGAGCAGGCAAGGAAATATCCCCGCCAGCTGTCGGGTGGTCAGCAACAGCGCGTGGCAATCGCGCGGGCACTGTGCATGAAGCCGAAGATCATGCTGTTCGATGAGCCGACGTCCGCCCTCGATCCGGAGATGGTCAAGGAGGTCCTTGATGTGATGACCGGCCTTGCCAACGGCGGCATGACGATGATTTGCGTTACCCACGAGATGGGGTTCGCCCGGGAGGTCGCCGACAGGGTAATCTTCATGGATGGCGGAGAAATCATCGAGCAGGCGGTGCCTGCACAGTTCTTTGGTAATCCCCAGCACGCACGCACTAGGAAGTTTCTAAGCCAGCTCCTGCATTAG
- a CDS encoding tyrosine-type recombinase/integrase: MDLIDQVITVRDTKFYKTRLVPIGPKLNQELVEYVERRRRLPLPRGQDSPLFTTRGSRPWHYVRVISWFQHVRRAAGISCPVGEPRPPRLHDIRHTAAVHRVIAWYRSGQEVQRLLPQLATYLGHIDIRSTQRYLQMTPDLLQAASERFALYAMEADHEG, encoded by the coding sequence GTGGATCTGATTGATCAGGTCATCACCGTCCGTGACACGAAGTTCTACAAAACGCGCCTCGTGCCAATCGGACCAAAGCTCAACCAGGAACTGGTCGAGTACGTCGAGCGCCGTCGCCGGCTCCCTCTGCCGCGCGGGCAAGACTCTCCATTATTCACTACGCGCGGCAGTCGACCGTGGCACTATGTGCGGGTCATCTCCTGGTTTCAGCATGTCCGCCGAGCCGCCGGAATCAGTTGCCCTGTCGGCGAGCCTCGACCTCCACGGCTGCACGATATTCGCCACACAGCCGCGGTGCACCGGGTGATCGCATGGTATCGCTCCGGCCAGGAGGTGCAGCGACTGCTTCCGCAACTCGCAACCTACCTTGGCCACATCGATATCCGTTCAACCCAGCGCTATCTGCAGATGACGCCGGATCTCCTCCAGGCGGCCAGCGAGCGCTTTGCTCTGTACGCGATGGAGGCCGACCATGAAGGATAA
- a CDS encoding porin, whose product MKVAKSLLFASAAGLIAVGGAAQAADLPVKAKAIEYVKVCSLYGPGFYYIPGTDTCLKLGGYTRMWMEVNNNNMGLTPDYGAGGAQNRFSNGYTWRARQSMEIDTRTATEYGAVRTYAQLVYNWTDGSYSGQGNGSTVYQSIGGVSAPNNANPGAVAGGTLGVWFAFIQFAGFTMGEAISQFSTPWGDYPGNYNELPGSSAWQPVNQFSYTANLGQGVTFSVSAQDQVQHDTVAIWNVSAASAAGIAAGAYGANDIAGTVAPDLIAALRVDQAWGLFQASFAAHDNHAAYYGGTELTGHPDDKWGWAGQLALSVKNLPTGPGDSINMSGVYANGASRYVFNANMVSSFARYSGTGLAGAYQSVGIAGVSDSVFVAGSGQELTTTYGFNGAFNHNWNPYWSTSVFGGYGAVRYNSTAKGYICGAFVANLALSSGVAGCNPDFSFATVGTKTAWTPVKNLTFVAEIDYTMLHQNYAGGSTVLLPAQAGIGKPAALYELRDQNSIAVQLIAQRNF is encoded by the coding sequence ATGAAGGTGGCGAAGAGCCTTTTGTTTGCCTCAGCCGCAGGGCTGATCGCGGTGGGCGGCGCGGCGCAGGCGGCAGATCTACCCGTGAAGGCAAAAGCGATTGAATACGTTAAGGTATGTTCCCTCTATGGTCCGGGATTCTACTACATCCCTGGCACGGATACGTGCCTCAAGCTGGGTGGCTATACCCGCATGTGGATGGAAGTAAATAACAACAATATGGGTCTTACTCCGGACTACGGTGCGGGCGGTGCACAGAACCGGTTCAGCAATGGCTACACTTGGCGTGCGCGTCAATCCATGGAAATTGACACGCGCACCGCGACCGAATACGGCGCCGTTCGTACCTACGCCCAACTTGTATATAACTGGACGGACGGAAGTTATAGCGGTCAGGGAAATGGCTCGACCGTCTACCAGTCGATTGGTGGTGTTTCGGCGCCAAATAACGCGAACCCCGGGGCTGTCGCCGGCGGTACGCTGGGTGTCTGGTTCGCATTCATCCAGTTCGCCGGATTCACGATGGGCGAGGCAATCTCGCAGTTTTCCACGCCTTGGGGCGACTATCCAGGAAACTACAATGAACTGCCGGGCAGCAGCGCCTGGCAGCCGGTGAACCAATTCTCCTATACGGCTAACCTTGGTCAAGGCGTCACCTTCTCGGTCTCGGCCCAGGATCAGGTTCAACACGATACAGTCGCCATCTGGAACGTGAGCGCGGCGTCGGCTGCAGGTATCGCCGCTGGCGCGTATGGTGCCAATGACATCGCAGGAACGGTAGCGCCCGACCTCATCGCGGCGCTTCGCGTTGACCAGGCTTGGGGCCTCTTCCAGGCCTCGTTTGCGGCGCACGACAACCATGCTGCCTACTATGGCGGGACCGAACTCACCGGCCACCCGGACGACAAGTGGGGCTGGGCCGGCCAACTTGCGCTGTCCGTCAAGAACCTTCCGACCGGTCCCGGTGACTCCATCAACATGTCGGGCGTGTATGCGAACGGCGCCAGCCGGTACGTCTTCAACGCCAACATGGTCAGTTCCTTCGCGAGGTACAGCGGCACGGGCCTGGCTGGGGCTTACCAGAGCGTCGGAATTGCCGGCGTTTCTGATTCCGTGTTCGTTGCTGGATCAGGCCAGGAGTTGACCACCACCTACGGCTTCAACGGTGCGTTCAACCACAATTGGAATCCGTACTGGTCGACGAGCGTCTTCGGCGGCTACGGCGCTGTACGCTATAACAGCACTGCCAAGGGCTACATCTGCGGTGCGTTCGTTGCCAACCTTGCGCTCTCGAGCGGGGTAGCTGGCTGCAACCCGGATTTCAGCTTCGCAACTGTGGGTACAAAGACCGCGTGGACCCCGGTCAAGAACCTCACCTTCGTTGCCGAAATTGACTACACCATGCTGCACCAAAATTACGCGGGCGGAAGCACGGTACTACTGCCGGCGCAAGCGGGAATCGGAAAGCCGGCAGCGTTGTATGAGCTGAGGGATCAAAACAGCATTGCGGTGCAGCTCATCGCTCAGCGCAACTTCTAA
- a CDS encoding tyrosine-type recombinase/integrase, with product MKDKSLLGPWIRRFLLEHLVTERNLSRNTQASYRDTLTLLLPFASKQGGCAIDRMTVEELTPEVVRKFLDHLERDRRCSEVTRNQRLATIHSLARFIGTRSPVHLAWCSEIRAVPFKKTAKTVIGYLEKAEMDALLNQPDRRTSLGVRDHVLLLFLYNSGARADEAAKLTVGNLQLGASPSVRLHGKGNKVRICPLWSTTATSLTRLVADRNKSEAVFLGRTSQPLTRFGIHRLVTQYAAMAGQTMPTLATKRVSPHTVRHTTAVHLLRAGVDINTIRAWLGHVSLDTTHIYAEVDLEMKAEALARVDISSLRPPPRQPSLPSLMAFLKAL from the coding sequence ATGAAGGATAAGAGCCTGCTTGGTCCGTGGATCCGGCGGTTCTTGCTGGAACATCTGGTCACCGAGCGCAATCTTTCCCGCAACACCCAAGCCAGCTACCGTGACACGCTGACATTGTTGCTGCCGTTTGCCAGCAAGCAGGGAGGCTGCGCCATCGATCGCATGACCGTGGAAGAGCTGACGCCGGAAGTCGTCCGCAAGTTCCTGGACCACCTGGAGCGCGATCGCCGGTGCAGCGAGGTCACTCGCAACCAACGGCTGGCGACCATCCATTCACTGGCGCGCTTTATCGGGACGCGTTCGCCGGTCCACCTGGCCTGGTGTTCCGAGATACGGGCAGTGCCGTTCAAGAAGACGGCCAAGACCGTGATCGGATACCTCGAAAAGGCCGAGATGGACGCGTTGCTAAACCAACCTGACAGACGCACGAGTCTTGGGGTGCGCGACCATGTTCTGCTGCTTTTCCTATACAACAGCGGTGCTCGCGCCGATGAGGCAGCAAAATTGACGGTCGGCAATCTCCAACTGGGTGCGTCCCCGTCAGTGCGACTTCACGGCAAGGGAAATAAAGTCAGAATCTGTCCATTGTGGTCAACGACGGCAACCTCGTTGACTCGTCTTGTGGCCGACCGGAACAAAAGTGAAGCGGTCTTTCTCGGGCGGACGAGCCAGCCTTTGACGCGCTTCGGAATACACCGTCTCGTGACGCAATATGCCGCTATGGCAGGCCAAACGATGCCGACGTTGGCGACGAAGCGCGTGAGCCCACATACGGTTCGGCACACAACGGCCGTGCACCTGCTGCGCGCCGGCGTCGACATCAACACTATCCGTGCTTGGCTGGGCCACGTGTCATTAGATACCACGCACATCTATGCTGAAGTCGACCTGGAGATGAAAGCAGAGGCGTTAGCCAGGGTCGATATCAGCAGCCTGAGGCCGCCACCTCGGCAACCCTCTCTCCCGTCGTTGATGGCATTCCTGAAGGCCCTATAG